The Methyloferula stellata AR4 genome includes a window with the following:
- a CDS encoding LysR family transcriptional regulator, with amino-acid sequence MTLEQLRIFVAVAEREHVTKAAGDLNLTQSAVSAAVSALENRYATKLFDRVGRRIELTEAGRTFLSEARAVLARARAAETVLADLAGLKRGSLTLAASQTVANYWLPALMHRYRGIYPGIELRLIIGNTEAVASMVHDGLADLGFVEGAIDDPVLAIKPVGDDELVLVVAPGYWQEKKAAVSSAELKALAWVVREQGSGTRAIFEAAMTDLGLRLADLNIVLEMPSNEAVRTAVEDGAGAAILSKLVVGSSLKSGALVALDLALPKRQFLALRHKERYLTKAEQELYRLVDEASGFPSGTQKSR; translated from the coding sequence ATGACCCTGGAACAGCTCCGGATCTTCGTGGCGGTGGCCGAGCGCGAGCACGTGACCAAGGCCGCGGGCGATCTCAATTTGACGCAATCGGCCGTAAGCGCGGCGGTTTCGGCGCTTGAAAATCGCTATGCGACCAAGCTTTTCGACCGGGTGGGGCGGCGCATCGAATTGACCGAGGCCGGGCGCACCTTCCTTTCCGAGGCGCGGGCCGTGCTTGCCAGGGCACGCGCGGCGGAGACGGTGCTGGCGGATCTTGCCGGCCTCAAACGTGGATCGCTGACTCTCGCCGCGAGCCAGACTGTCGCGAATTATTGGCTGCCCGCGCTGATGCATCGCTATCGCGGGATCTATCCCGGGATCGAGCTGCGTCTGATCATCGGCAATACGGAAGCCGTCGCGTCCATGGTGCATGATGGTCTTGCCGATCTCGGCTTCGTGGAAGGCGCGATCGACGACCCCGTTCTCGCAATCAAGCCGGTCGGCGATGATGAATTGGTTCTCGTCGTTGCTCCCGGCTATTGGCAAGAGAAAAAAGCGGCGGTGTCATCGGCGGAGCTCAAAGCCTTGGCCTGGGTGGTGCGCGAGCAGGGCTCGGGGACCCGCGCGATTTTCGAGGCGGCGATGACGGACCTCGGTTTGCGCCTCGCGGATCTCAATATCGTTCTTGAAATGCCGTCGAACGAGGCCGTGCGCACCGCCGTCGAAGACGGCGCGGGCGCCGCAATCCTCTCGAAACTGGTCGTCGGATCTTCGCTCAAATCGGGGGCGCTTGTCGCGCTCGACCTTGCCTTGCCGAAGCGGCAATTCCTGGCGCTGCGGCACAAGGAACGCTATCTGACCAAGGCCGAGCAGGAACTCTATCGCCTCGTCGATGAAGCCTCCGGCTTCCCGTCAGGCACTCAAAAAAGCCGATGA